One stretch of Mastomys coucha isolate ucsf_1 unplaced genomic scaffold, UCSF_Mcou_1 pScaffold12, whole genome shotgun sequence DNA includes these proteins:
- the Olig1 gene encoding oligodendrocyte transcription factor 1 — translation MYYAVSQARVNAAPATMLRPQRPGDVQLGASLYELVGYRQPPISSSSSSSSSSSSSSTASLFPKPAREKPEAPLAEPRGPAPESGGAQADAKEEQQQQQLRRKINSRERKRMQDLNLAMDALREVILPYSAAHCQGAPGRKLSKIATLLLARNYILLLGSSLQELRRALGDGAGPAAPRLLLAGLPLLAAAPGSVLLAPGAVGPPETLRPAKYLSLALDEPPCGQFALPAGGAGSPGLCSCAVCKFPHLVPAGLGLAAVQAQFSK, via the coding sequence ATGTACTATGCTGTTTCCCAGGCGCGTGTGAACGCGGCTCCCGCGACCATGTTGCGGCCACAGCGGCCCGGAGACGTGCAGCTCGGGGCCTCGCTGTACGAGCTGGTGGGTTACAGACAGCCACCCATCtcgtcatcctcctcctcctcttcctcctcttcctcctcctccaccgcATCCCTTTTCCCCAAGCCTGCGCGCGAAAAGCCCGAAGCTCCGCTCGCTGAGCCGCGGGGACCGGCGCCGGAGTCCGGGGGCGCCCAGGCGGATGCCaaagaggagcagcagcagcagcagctgcggCGCAAGATCAACAGCCGCGAGCGGAAGCGCATGCAGGACCTGAACTTGGCCATGGACGCGCTCCGCGAAGTTATCCTGCCCTACTCGGCAGCGCACTGCCAGGGCGCGCCGGGCCGCAAGCTCTCCAAGATCGCTACGCTGCTGCTCGCCCGCAACTACATCCTGCTACTGGGCAGCTCGCTGCAGGAGCTGCGCCGAGCGCTCGGCGATGGTGCGGGACCTGCCGCCCCGCGCCTGCTCCTCGCCGGCCTGCCCTTGCTGGCCGCCGCGCCGGGCTCTGTGCTGCTGGCACCCGGCGCCGTGGGGCCCCCCGAAACGCTGCGCCCCGCCAAGTACCTGTCTCTAGCGCTGGACGAGCCTCCGTGCGGCCAGTTCGCTCTCCCCGCTGGTGGCGCCGGTAGCCCAGGCCTCTGCTCCTGTGCGGTGTGCAAGTTCCCGCATCTGGTCCCCGCCGGCTTGGGCTTGGCAGCCGTGCAGGCTCAGTTCTCTAAGTGA